The nucleotide window ACTGTGGAATCCTATAATCTTGATAAAGATGGAAACTTTGAAGTATTTCTGAAAGCCCCTTGTTATGTAGAGTTTGAATATTTGGTTTATTATGCTGAAAAGATTAGTGGGAAACTAGGTATTGGGTCAATTACTGAGTTGGAAGGGATTGAAGTGAAAAGATTCTTGTTTTGGTTTAATGTTAAAGAAATTAGAGTTGATTTGCCACTTTCTGATAATGTTTACTTTCAGATTGGTCTTGTTAACAAGAAGCTTGATATTCATCAGTTTGAGACTATTCATTCTTGTATGAAGAATGGATCTTTGAGACAAGTTCTACAGGTAATTAGTTTGCTTTCaaagtttttgtctttttgttttgtttgattgTATAGTCGATCtcgacttgtttgtgattgagtcgtagttgttgttgttgttctatTAAGAGTATATGTTGTTGGGCGtggaaaattacattgtatatacaAGCTATGTTGCTTGGATTCTCCAAAATGGGGATATTACAagatgcactacttttggaggatctaaCGCATACCTGTCAACATAGTATACTTTTTCTTTCGAAGTTTTTGTCTTTGTGTTGTGTTTGAGAGTATAGCCGACCCCTATTTGTATGTGATTGAGTCATAGTAGGTGTTGTTCTATTAAGAGTATATGTTGTTGGGTGCGGAGCTAGAGGGACGGAAATTAAACTTTATATATAAGCTATGCTGCTCGGATTCTCCAAATATGGGATATTCCGagatgcactacttttggaggatccaacacaCCTATCAACATAATATactttttctttcaaagtttttGTCTTTGTGTTCTGTTTAAGAGTTTAGTTTATCCGAACTTGTTTGCGATTGAGtcatagttgttgttgttggaaaATATATTGCTAACAGTTGTTCGATTAAGAGTATATGTTGTTGGGTTTGGAGCTAGAGGGACGGAAAagtatattgtatatataagctatgttgctcggattcTCCAAATATGGGATATTCCAagatgcactacttttggaggatccaacacaCACCTATCAACATAATATACTTTTTCTTCCAAAGTTTTTGCTTTTCTGTTCTGTTTAAGAGTATAGTCTTAAGAGTACTATATGTGTTCGGGGGTGGAGCTAGAGGGGCGGAAAATCACATTGTATATACAAGCTATGTTGTTCTGACTTTTCAGAATGTTGCTGCAACTGTGTCGGATCCGCCAACATGCattacttttggaggatctgatACACACTGTCAACATAGTATATAAGGTCACTTTTTTGCACTAAAAGGTAGATTCTTTATTGCACTTTCCAGACTTCATTATTCGTCCAAGTAGAGCTTCTACTTGGTGTCTGTGTCTTATCCTCTAAATATGTTGCTGCACtcgtgtcggatcctccaaaaaggCATACCTTTTGGAGGACTTTTGACACACACACACAACAATATGTTTGAAGAGTCTGAGGAACAGTCTTTGAGTTTGCTGCAACTTCCATTTCAGGACTTTTTTGCCTTTCTTTGATACTTGGTAGAAAGGTCTGATCATTTACTAGGGAAATTTAGTCTGTGCTAACAGGATTTTGGAAATTCTGTTTACTCACTTTAAGCTGAGTATCTGTTTCCTGCTAGGATTGGAAATCGTGTATTTTACATAATCCATAcgattgagtccttgagtttcTGAAATAGTGTAAAAAGAAGTGCTTCGATTCATTGCTATTTGAATCGTACATGTTCTAAAAAAAGTTGAGGTGTTCGTATCGTGTGTTGAGACAGACAAAGTCAGGAAAACCTCTGAAATTATTTCAATATTGAACCTTGGACGTATAAGAGTTCCGAATCTTGTATTGGAATTTCATTTGCTGACAGATTAGTTTTCTCTCTTGATTGGTGAATTTGGCGAAAAATTGACTGAGAAGAGAGTTGAATACTGCATATTAGGCAACAGGTtgggtaaaatgataaaatcatcAGCCAACTTGTTCACATCCTCCATAAAGAACCACCTCATCGACGCGATTCTCTCTCTTTTCCCACCATCTTTCTCCAACCCCTTCATATTTGAAGAACCCTTTTTGTGATTGATCCATTTGAAACTTCTACGAGTGTTCTTCGCGCTTCTCCTGAGGTTGAAGAGTATAAAATGATGATGGATTCTTAGCTAgtgaaatttgttgtttgtatatatAGTTGCAAAATTATGAGTTTAAGATGTTGTTTCAAAGCATGAGTTTTTCA belongs to Solanum stenotomum isolate F172 chromosome 1, ASM1918654v1, whole genome shotgun sequence and includes:
- the LOC125847278 gene encoding uncharacterized protein LOC125847278; the protein is MAFNSRFHLGFLIFFILTPFTISFILSPSPQPEPKPKPTVYDILTVYGLPRGIFPDTVESYNLDKDGNFEVFLKAPCYVEFEYLVYYAEKISGKLGIGSITELEGIEVKRFLFWFNVKEIRVDLPLSDNVYFQIGLVNKKLDIHQFETIHSCMKNGSLRQVLQLPAPVNDMQMLITE